From the Lathyrus oleraceus cultivar Zhongwan6 chromosome 3, CAAS_Psat_ZW6_1.0, whole genome shotgun sequence genome, the window GGTGGACAAAGTAAGGAGGAATAGGCTAGTCTAAACTCACATGCATAACGTGGTAACACATCATTTTTTGAGACAAAGGACAAAGGACTATGGCCTTTTGGTTTTAAGAATGACATTTCTGTGTTTTAAAAACCGAACCGATCTAAATTGGTTGAATTGAAAATCGAAGTCGTCTTCGGTTTGATTTGGTTGTTAGAAAATAAATTATTGAAATAGTGAAAATCGATTAGAATCAATAAAATTGGATAATGGATAGTTTTAGAAAATTGACGGTCGTTTTTTTTCTCTAACAAAATATTGttgttttgataattaaaaacataaataaaatataaGTAGATTTTGTTCAAAAAAAATTTTGAACAACCTTTTTTTTTTTAGAATTAAATTTATTAGACAGtgcatttattttattatttaatttatattgcaattaaattttgtttaaaATTTATATGAATTTGTATTTTGTACTATTTTATTTTGTTGTGTGTAAACATATGAAATTacaatatttttgaaaatttgaagAAGAAAAAATTAGGTGTCGTGATTTTTTTAAAGACATAGTCATCTGGTTCGACCAGTTTAATAACTAAACTAGATTCAACTGAATCAAACTAAACTAGATTCAACTGAATCATCTGATTTAATTTGGTTTAGTCATACGATTCGACCAATGATCCAATATCTTCATCGGTTTGATGATCGGTCCAATTTTTAAAACACTTTTCTATCACGCTTCAGCCACATGCTGGATGGAAGTAGGATTAGACAATCGACCGATTTGGATCGATATCAAACTCAAAACTTAAATCCCACATAAACTGCAGTTTCATTTTTAGAGCTCAATCTCGACCAGTAAAACTTTAATTTTCGACGATttcaattaaattaatttttcGGATAAATTTGTTGGGTTTGATCGGTTTAATATTTATTTGGGTAAATCCAATagtatatattttttataaaattcataaattttttttttaaaaaactattaaaattttataataatacacataactattttttattattaaaaaaattattattacttgataatattttcaatattatttaatattaatttgGTTATTATCATATTTTAAACCACAAACTAAATAACATTCAAAATTTTATATTATATGTCTTGCATTCTTGTGAATACACAATGTCACTATTAGATTATTAGAATGATAATAATTTGATAACATTATGAACATCATTTTTTCCACGTGGCTCGGTTCTATAgtaataaaaatatatattaattgGATTTGATCAGGTTCGATTTTCGACCGATCCAAAGTAATCATCAGTGTCTGGTCGAAGCAACCCTATACTATTCAAATtaagcaattaaatcaacatgaTACCCACTTATTTGCACACAAAAAGACAATGAGTCAGTCGTTTCAATGGTGGTTATTATATCAAAAGAGTACTTTCCAATTTCTGTAATAATATGTATCTCTTGAGATTCAATGCTTCGTGTAAGTTATTATATCAAAAGAGTACTTTTGTTTCAAGGTTGGATCATTTCTATTTTTTTGCTTAAGACTTGTATTTCTTAGTTTAATTTGATGTATTCTTTCTTAGCCTCTGATTGTATAACTAAAGAAATGTCTATGGTTAATTGGATGTATCAAATGAAtcaaatgaaaaagaaatatcAAATGTTGTGTTTTTCTTTCTGAATTTTGAATTTCTTAATCAGTTTACATTAAAAGAAATAGTTATAATTAAAAGGATGGTATGCAAAAGGAAAAAAAATACTCCATTGAACTAAAGGGATGATTACAAAAAGATATTTATAACATTAATCCTAATCATCCCTAGGTCTCCAAGTGTAGAAAAAGTTTTTCCAATCTAAATCAAATTCCTCTTCTTCATCTGAATCGAAATGAATCACTTCTCTTAACCTTCTCATTCTCTTGGATTTTTTCTTCTTACATCTTCTTTTGTGGCTTCATTGCCTGAGAAAGAGAGGTTGAAGGAATTTCTTCATAAGGTCAAACCTTCTGATCCGAAGTTGCCTCAGAGACTATAAGAGCCTCTGAAATAATTGGAGTAGTAGATTATTTAGAAGTAGTATTCATTTTGAAACAGATGCATGTTGAATGAATGTTAATTTGTGATTTGACATGAACATGTTGTATGCttttataacaaaaaaattaGAAGATCAACCACTTTGCATGTTGAAGTTTCTTATCTTTGAAATTCTCAAAGTTAATCATTAATTAAGCATGTCATACTGGATCGTAATTACTTCTTAGAAACTGAAACGGTAGTGATTTACCATAAGAAGTAAAGAATTTCTTTCAGATTCTTGAAAAAACTTTAAATTTTTTCAATTGTCTTcatcttttaaaaaaaaaattcaattttttttaatgttttcAACTCTTTCAAAAATATGTGCATTTAAAcagttttaattttttttaagttttattgtttttctctttctttttagAATTTTTTGATAATAATAAAAGGGGAGAAAATGCATGGAGTATTTAAGAAGAGACTGAAGCATCAAAACTTGAACAAAGCAGTTTTTGTCAAAACAACTTATATATAATAAGCTTTAAGCTATTTATATTTTTACGTAATTTATCTTATTGGGAGTAAATGATTAATTTAATTAACAAAGACATGACTTAAGGAAAACTTACAAACCTTACCTTAATGAACTTTTAGACTAAAGGAAAATCTTACAAACCTCAACCTAAGGTCTGTGAAACTCAGGGGGAGCTTGCAAACCTTTGACCCTGATGTTATAATTTCTTGATTATAATTATAAGATTCAATTAACATAGATAAGGAGTTAAGAGGAGTTTACAAACCTCGTCTTAATGGACTATCAAATTTACGGGGGGCTTACAAACCTCACCTTAATTGACTGTCTAATTTaaggggagcttacaaaccttaGACTTTGATGTTAGACTGTGTTAATTAAATCATCAACCATTGTTCTTAAATATAtttgtttgtcatcataaaaaaaagGTTGTTGGAACAAGATTTGTCCATACCCTTaaaagattttgatgataacaaagtatttaaagaacaatatGGTTTTATAATAGTTGTTCAAATGTGCAGGTTTTGAAGTCAAACTATATCAAGGTTTCAAACCTATCAAAAAATCCAGTTCCATAAAGAAGTGATTCAAATTCTGATTGATCAGAATTTATAGTTGTTCATCGAGCTCTGGTCTCGACCTAGCTTCTAATGGCAACTCAACTTCTGAAAGGTTGAAGAGCATTTGATCCGTACAATGTACCAAAGCAATCTTGTCTTATCAAAGCCTCATAATTTTGGACAAAGTCTACTAGGGTTTTATTTTGCAAGGCTCGAGAAATAAAGATGTGACATCTTCAGTTTGCTCTACCTGTTGATAGATATCTAGTACCTTGGAAGGTACTAAGAGCGTTGTTATTATTCAATATTTCAATGGACAAAACTTCATACCAGATGCTAATCTCCAATGGCTCTCTTGGCAtacttcttcaacaagtttgcTTGTTTATGTTCAAATCCTCCAACGGCTATTTTTCTAGTCCTATAAAAGGAAGTTCAAAGATATGAAGAAGATGCTGAAGATGATTGGTCAAGTTGATCAATATGGATTCATTGACTTTGGTTGAAAACTCTAAATGTGCTAAAGATTCAAATATTGTGGAAGTCTTTGAATAAGCTCTCAACAAGAACCGCACAACACAAAGAGGATCTGATACAAGCAAGAACACTTATGTATATTTGTTAGCTTGTGCAATAGAGTCTTAAGATTTCTTGTCATTGTTAATCTTAGAAATCTTAAAGACATCAGAATATGTGTTGTAACTATGCATCACTGATAAGAGTATTAAGTGCATTTGTAATTACTATCATAAACAGTTGTTTAGAATATGTAAGAAGTCTCTTGTTGAGTGCTTGAGTAAAGAAGCCTCTTGCTGAGTGCTTGAGTAAAGAAGTCTCTTTCTAATGATTaagcattgaagtctcatgcttgaggGCAGAGCAAGAAGTCTCTTTTTTGGATagattgagcattgaagtctcatgcttgaggGCAGAGCAAGAAGTCTCTTTTTTGGATagattgagcattgaagtctcatgcttgaggACAGAGAAAGAAGTCTCTTTCTGGATagattgagcattgaagtctcatgcttgaggGCAGAGTAAAAAGTCTCTATCAGGGTTTGATTGAGCATGAAGTCTTTTTCTGTGGGATTGAGCAGGAAGTCCTGAACAGATTGTTCAGGCAATGAAGTCTTTTGCTTGAGGGTTTGAGCAAAAGTTTTTTTCTAGTTTGATTGAGCAAAATATAATCTgattgattatagtgaaaatctcttgtgTTGCGATGAGATTGTACTACTCTCGGTTTGAGAGGAACCATGATATATTGTGTGTCTCTTTATTCACTTTTGCATTTATATTTCGTTGTACAACAAACTTTAAAGTCAAACTCTGATCTGATTCAGACTCTTACTTGGATCAGAATCTGAGTTTGACATCTCAGGTTCTGGACTGGTTTAAGAAAAAGAAGTAAATTTCCCTATACgcaattcaaccccccccccccccccccccccctcttgtgtatatttttctcaccttcacgTTCCTCCCACCTTTCGTCGCAAAGATCTCGATTCGATACTTGACAATATCGAGAGTCACTTGATACCAGAGGAGTATACTATATTACTAGCTCATACACAGTAGGTCTATGCATACAGCTATATGATATGGTTCTATAGGGTGTCATACTCTATCGTAACATCAAACGCTCTTGAAAAACCACCTAGACCAACTAATCAAGGGGTATTTGAGGTTCAGAATGACCACACCAAAAATATGACGGAGATTTGTGGTAGGcatacttgagaggactaagcTTAGACAAAATCAACACCCACATGAATAATCCTTCAACGACTTTCTCATATTTTTGTTGAATGTAATATTCTTATTCTGGTTATCATATAATGTCAAATTTAATCTTTAATTTGACATATATCCATTTGTAAATATTTATAAATAGAAAAATTATGATGATACCTAGGGCGAGGGTTTAATTAGATCTTTCACCAATGAAATCTAAAAAATATCCATTGCTACATTTGCTAAGCCAAAAATAGTTAAAGAAATATCCTATTCATGGCGGTTAACCGTTAACACTACATTTCTTCGTTCCCATGAAAACCCTAAAAATATCTCCTTTCTTTACCCTTCCAATTCCCAATTCTCCCAAATTCACAACATTCCACTATCACAATGTTCAATTCCATTCTTCTTCTCGTTCCTATTATCCTTGCATTCTTGTTTACCTCTGTCAATTCAATGCGGTTTAGCCTTCAATCAGGTGACCCCAAATGCATCAGTGAGGATATCAAGGGCAACGCCATGACCGTCGGTAACTATTCCGTCCTTAATCCCGGTGAGGGTCATCCAATTCCTGATTCTCACAAGATAACTGTCAGGGTATGCTTATGAAATATTGAAATATCATAATCCTCATTTTTATTGGATGCATTTTGATATTGAAATTTGGAAACTTTCTATGTTTTTCTATTGATTATTGTTGTTATAGTATGAATTAACCCCgaaaaatgtcattttttatgttggGTTTGTGTAATGCGGTTGGTTTTCAGGTCCGTTCGCCTTATGGGAACAATTTCCACTTTGGGAATACTGTGGCTTCTGGTAATTTTGCATTTACAACAGCTGAAGCTGGTGCCTACACAGCTTGTTTTTCGGTGCCGGAACGCAAACCGCCGATAACGGTGACAATTGATTTTGAGTGGAGAGCTGGTGTGGCTGAGAGGGGCTGGTATAAGATTGCGAAAAAAGATCATATTGAAGTAAGTTTATGTAGTGTAGTATTTTAATCTTTTAATCTGCAGATGCGTATGGTTGGCAGAGCCGTCTTTATGGTTGGCAGAACCGTCTTTGAGGACGTACAAGGCAGGATACCGCGTAGGCGCCAAAAACATTTACCGTTAAACTGTGGTTAAATTAGACCTCAAAGTGATTTGTGTCTGCCATTTTCTAAACCGGCGTGTATGGTTGGGAGGGTTGTCTTTGAGGGCGTACAAAATAAGCTATCGCGTAGAGGCCAAAATTTTTACAGTTAAACTATGATTAAATTAGGCCTCACAAAATATTTTTCACGGTTAAATCATAGTTTATAAGGCTTATATTTGTTTTGTCATGGTTAAACCGCGACTAACTTACATAGAATCTTCAAAAACTTGAGACGGCTCTGACGGTTGGTATCACTAGAAGAGGATTTTGGTGGCTTAGGAATTCGCCACAGTTTTATCTCTGTGATATAGGAACTGATAGGATAAAATGACATGCTAAACTTATCATGTTATGGTGGTTTATCAAACATTGAATTGAGACATGATGAGATAGTTTATACTATGATGTCTCTCTTATCCTAGCCATTAAATGAGACCTAAAGGTGATTTGTGTCTGCCATTTTCTAAACTGTCATTGCATTCTGTCATTGTTTTTGTAACATGTCTAATGCTTGAAAGTTTGTTTCCGAAATTCTAAAAGttcaaaccaatatttttttacCTTTGTTATAGGGATTTCTGGTTTATATTGATTTGATCCTTTGTGTTTTCTAAAGTGGTGTTTTTTCCATCTTAGGTAATGGAATACGAGTTACAGAGGCTGCATGACACTGTCACATTCATCCACGACGAGATGTTTTATCTTCGTGGAAGGTATAAATGTTATGACTTATGTGTAGTACGATATTACTCATTCTAATGAAAGTTTTTTGCTGAATTTTGATGTTCTTTTCTCTATGATATTGATTTAGGGAGGAAGAGATGCAACATCTTAACAGAACGACTGATAATAAGATGTTTGCATTCATTTTCCTTTCAATCATGGTTTGCTTGTCTGTTGCTGGTTTGCAACTATGGCATTTGAAGACATTCTTTGAGAGGAGGAAGCTCCTCTAAGATGCTTCACACGAGTTTTGCCGGTTTCGTTAGCTTGCTTCTCAAATTCAAATGACAGACTGTTCATAATGTATCAAAATTATTTAGATTGTATTTTTCTTGTATCATATACCAACAATTTTAGATTGTATCAACATTTTGATGTAAATTACGATATTATAtaattttaatgtattttttGTATGTGAAAGTTGCCCATTTTGATCTCTGGTTAAGTTATTATTGAATAAAAAGTAACCATTATATCGAACATAGTAACGATTTTGATCTCTGGTCTGAATTTAGATCGACTTCGAAACAAAAAATCATATCTTAGTAGCAAAATATCATTCGATTTGATTTGGACTATTTTCTCAACTGAAAAAAAACCAAGATATTACATACCGAGCAACATCGTGATCAAACATTACAGACTCATTGATTGCTTCTAGCTTTTTTATCTCTGTAGATTCTTTGAATTGCATAGCCAGATGATTGATTTTCCTCGTTCACCGAAGAAGAACTCGTTTGTTAACCGGTTCTTCTACTCTTACACCAGAACTGCACACTGAAAAAATAGTGGCGCTATAGCTTTTTTTATCTCTGTAGATTCTTTGAATTGCATAGCCAGTGTTGTCAAATAGTGGCGCTATAGCATAGTGGAATTTGAACAAACCGATATTTCCCCGCGATTGACAACATTGCTAGTAGCATTCCTCTCTTGATGCTTCTGCACTTTTAGGTATCAACCAGATAGAATTTCAAACTTGTTGGTATAACTCCAAGCACCAACAGTCAAAACCGACTAACTACTTTCGAAATTGCACCTTTCTAGCTTTTATAACTTGACGTTTTAACTTCGAGATTATAGGCAATGGCGGCTTCATTCCCTTGGAAGACATTTCATTATACAATATAGCAGCTTTCTCCGTGTGCCCGCGGTTTAACAAGCCAGAAAGTAGAGCAGTGTAAGTTACATTATCCGGTTCTAGTCTCATCTCAATAATTTCATTGAAGAATCTAATCGCTTCTTGAAAGTTATCGACTTTTACATATCCGTCAATCAAAACAGTGTAAGTAACCACATCCGGACTTACTTTCGTTTGCTCCATGTCTGTCAAGATAGTCGAAACACCGTACGTTGCATCGCTTCCTTTTTTGTGTTGAGCAGAGAAACACCTTTTTAAATTCACTTGTTTGAACTTCCCGTCGAGTAAAACCGTGTAGGTGATTACATCCGGTTTTATCCCTCTGCTCTTCATATCCCAGAAGAGATCATGAGCCTCTTGCAAGCAATTCAATCTACAATAACTTTTTATCATAATTGTGTAAGTTACAACGTCGGGCGTAAATCCTCTCTCGAGGAAAAAATCAAACAACGAGCGAGCATGTTCTATATTCCCTTCCCGGCACAACGCAGCTAATACTTTAGAATACATTACTTTGCTAAGTTTCTTAAAACCGCAACTTTCTTCTGAAATATCTCTTTCGTTTGAAATCTCGCAGAAAAGTTCGCATGATTTTTCAATAAGACCGGCTTCACAATAACCATTAACCATGGAAGAATAGATTTCGACGCTTTTAACTTTCAGAACGTTAAAATATGCCTCGGCTTCTTCAACCTTGCCTGCTGAACACAAACCTTCAATGATAATCTTATGCGTAGTATTGTTCGGCTCCACACCTTGATTATCCATACAATTCAAAAGCTCGATCGCCTCACAAGCATGACGATTTCTAAACAAACCGGCGGCTAGAACATTATAAGCAACAACATCGGCTTTAAATCCGTTTTCTTCCATTTCTTTGAAAATACTACACGCTACATCGGGTTTACCTTGAAGACAATAACCATTAATAAAGGTCGTGTAGTGTTTGATATCTAAATCGATACGCATAGATTTCAACTCCTCCAGCATACCTACCGCATCGTCCACCTTACCCAATTTACACAAAGAATCAAATACGATATTGTAAGCGACCCCGTCAAGAAACACACCCGAATGCTTTAACTCTTTAAATCTATCTACAACTCTCGAATCCATACCCAACCCACTCATGCAATGAAGAATACAACTAGCAATCACACAATTTGTCTTTATACCCTTTGAAATCATGTCGTCGTATAAAACTTCCGCTTTCTGCAAATCACCGATCTTACAGTATTCACGGATCAACAAAGAATAAACATGAAAATCAGGAACAAGTCCCTGCCATTCCATATCGAAAAACACACTCTCGGCTTTATCTAACTTCATTTCATTACAAAACCCACGAATAACCGCAGCATACGCATAAGCCTCTATAGGAGCATTACTCTTTCTGCGTTCTTGAAGCACCTCATATCCCAAATCAGACATCCGATTGTTACACAACCCCTCAATAAAAGCCGCGTAACAATACGAATTCGGAGTCACCCCGGCCTCCACCATTTCATCAAAAACACGAGACGCGTGAATCAAATCATCGCCTTTCTTACACAACCCCTTAATGATAATAGCATAAGTATGATGGTTAGGACACAAACCAAGCCTCTTGATTTCACTATAAACCCCTAAAGCCATATAAACTTCATTACACATAACCAAACGGTTGATAAGAAAGTTAAAACTAAATACACTTGGAAGAACCCTAAACTTCTTAATTTGAAAGTGAAACAAGAAATCAATAGCTTCATCAAACATGTTAAGAGAAACACAAGCTTTAACAAACACGTGAAAAGCTCTAAACAAGTAATGATTTTTATTCTCAACATCAACATTTTCAAAGAGTGATTCAAACAAATTATGAATTTGAAATAATGGGTTTTGTTTGGAATGAGCAATGATATCAATGAACAAAGAATCCAACTTTCTATTCAAATTCCAATAACATAGAATTCTTATGAAGGAAGCATAGGTTTGAATGTTGTGAGAGAAACCGTTTTGGTTGAGGTGAGTGAAGTAAGAGAGTGCAAGAGAAGGGTTGTTTTGATAAAGGTTGAATTTTTGGAGGACTTGGGAGGTGTTTGGGTGAAAAGATGAGATTTTTGAGGGTTTTGTGAAATGGGTATGTGAGGAAGAGAGTGAAAGTGCTGTGGAGAATGGTTTTTTGAAGAGGGAAAAACGAATGGGAGAAGGGAAATTGAAAAGACGATGCAACATACCAGTGGTGTGACGGATGAGGGGCTGCTTTGTTGGTGCTCCGGTGAAGTGGCGGCGGTGGCTGACGGCTACCTGAAAAAACCGAATGCGGCAGCACACGGCGTGTGGTTTCTAGAAAATGGCGAAAATCAAATATTATAACTGGTTGTGAAAACCATATAATCCAAATTCATCTAAATGGATCGGTTTAAACCATTTTAATCTTGCTATAAATCCAGTTTTTTAAATATGGTTTTGGATATGGATTTGGGTTTAAACATAAAATCAGTTAATTTGCATTAATTAAATATGTTTGAGTCATTTTTCCCTCTGTCTCTCCTTTTCAGAATTTGACTGCTGATAACTATATGACCTAAAGGAGCAGTGATTAGGAGTCTTTAAAAATGAAATGACCTACTAGAAAATCGCTAACTGAACCAAACTAAATCAAAAATCATATAAATTCGTATTTGATTGAAATATGTTTGAGTCATTTTTAACAAAATTGTAAAGTTCGGTTCGATTTACAATTTATATTTTATATACCAAACTAATTGAACCAATCTAAATCACATTTGTTTGATTTGATTCGATTTTATTTCGGCAATATTAATTTTTTCCAATGTCTTATTTATTGACCGAAACGATCCTTCTGAAGCGTATCAATATAACAATATAAAATGTGCATCTTTTGATGTTTCTCGTTCGCTTATGTGCTTTGGAAGAATGTTTTGAATTGAGTCAATTGAAAAATTTTCCAAATTGATTTTAGAATTAGAAATGAAAAATGATTGATTATACCATAGGATATTCTAAAACTTTTATGTAATTTTGGAATGTTTGTCTGTTGCCCCTCTTCAAACAATTGTAGTATTGAACATCTTCATAACAAGAAAAGTTAAAGTAAAATAGTATCTTTGTAACAATAATAATGGTTGTTAATAATAGAAGTGTTTGCGGTTTGGTTCGACTTTGAAACAAAAAGTCATATCACGCCGGTTTCATTTGGATTGTTTTCTCAATATCAAGATGACAttatttttttttagttttcACCATCAGTATCCGGTCCACTGAACCGACTAATCTAGTTCGAGAGTCAGTTCTATCATCAAGTAGTTCCAACCTCCTCCCAATCATAGTTGCGGGAGATCGATCTGTGGTCCTCCCTATCAAATTCAGCGTCAATCACCACTTCACAATTGCATTCCATAGCCAGATTGATTTTTCTCATTCCCTGGTTCTTCTACTCTTACACCAGAACTGCaataaaaatgaaacaaataTGAAGCAATAAAAATATGAAGCAATGAACTTGTTTTGATGTGTTAAGAAAAAGGGAGGGAAGGTAAATTCAATTAAAAGTTAGCTTACCTAAGAGTTTTATTCAAATA encodes:
- the LOC127128580 gene encoding pentatricopeptide repeat-containing protein At2g26790, mitochondrial, which codes for MLHRLFNFPSPIRFSLFKKPFSTALSLSSSHTHFTKPSKISSFHPNTSQVLQKFNLYQNNPSLALSYFTHLNQNGFSHNIQTYASFIRILCYWNLNRKLDSLFIDIIAHSKQNPLFQIHNLFESLFENVDVENKNHYLFRAFHVFVKACVSLNMFDEAIDFLFHFQIKKFRVLPSVFSFNFLINRLVMCNEVYMALGVYSEIKRLGLCPNHHTYAIIIKGLCKKGDDLIHASRVFDEMVEAGVTPNSYCYAAFIEGLCNNRMSDLGYEVLQERRKSNAPIEAYAYAAVIRGFCNEMKLDKAESVFFDMEWQGLVPDFHVYSLLIREYCKIGDLQKAEVLYDDMISKGIKTNCVIASCILHCMSGLGMDSRVVDRFKELKHSGVFLDGVAYNIVFDSLCKLGKVDDAVGMLEELKSMRIDLDIKHYTTFINGYCLQGKPDVACSIFKEMEENGFKADVVAYNVLAAGLFRNRHACEAIELLNCMDNQGVEPNNTTHKIIIEGLCSAGKVEEAEAYFNVLKVKSVEIYSSMVNGYCEAGLIEKSCELFCEISNERDISEESCGFKKLSKVMYSKVLAALCREGNIEHARSLFDFFLERGFTPDVVTYTIMIKSYCRLNCLQEAHDLFWDMKSRGIKPDVITYTVLLDGKFKQVNLKRCFSAQHKKGSDATYGVSTILTDMEQTKVSPDVVTYTVLIDGYVKVDNFQEAIRFFNEIIEMRLEPDNVTYTALLSGLLNRGHTEKAAILYNEMSSKGMKPPLPIISKLKRQVIKARKVQFRK
- the LOC127128582 gene encoding transmembrane emp24 domain-containing protein p24delta9; the encoded protein is MFNSILLLVPIILAFLFTSVNSMRFSLQSGDPKCISEDIKGNAMTVGNYSVLNPGEGHPIPDSHKITVRVRSPYGNNFHFGNTVASGNFAFTTAEAGAYTACFSVPERKPPITVTIDFEWRAGVAERGWYKIAKKDHIEVMEYELQRLHDTVTFIHDEMFYLRGREEEMQHLNRTTDNKMFAFIFLSIMVCLSVAGLQLWHLKTFFERRKLL